One part of the Lotus japonicus ecotype B-129 chromosome 2, LjGifu_v1.2 genome encodes these proteins:
- the LOC130736023 gene encoding uncharacterized protein LOC130736023: MATTQQNDGRNTTPVDASPNVVGTQEAAENAANVRGKKDPAWEHFAFQKEGRSCMYTCLYCGTSYKGGGINRMKHHLAGIPGQILACKKVPPDVRHRMVALLESIEQKKNEAKNNRNEAFGDGAIDEVSHELNACPTVTPASTQSKGKRKATGEIDNYFAPRTTPGSQPTLKSVLSSKEAVHKAKMAIARWFFDACIPFNALQSPYFQPALDAAVAIGSGFKGPSYDELRVNLLGDCKKECQLLVESHRANWAKYGCTIMADGWSDQRQRTLINFMVYCQTGMSFVKSVDASDVVKDASTLCNLFSEVIEWVGPQNVVHVVTDNAANYVAAGKLLHQKYENIFWTPRAAHCINLLLKDISSLPHIADLASKASKVTIFIYNHMIFLSWLRKRSGWKEIVRPGVTRFATTFITLKSISDHKSDLQALVVNQHFIGNKLSTGTAGKRVSEIILDNKFWRDCEVVSNIAAPIIRLLRIVDGDEKPSMGYVYDGMQRAKNAIKRMFRDKSELYKPYTDIISARWDKHLKRTLHAAAYFLNPGFFYDPSFVEKDRVVQSLVDLLEVKSLCASLPKALLEMNVYRERKDSFSRASALQAASQIQPAQWWSIYGSSAPLLQKIAIRILSQTSSSSGCERNWSLFERIHTKKRNRLEHQRLSDHVYITYNLRLKKRSELKKRTYDPVDYECINNVDFWVVEEEAPPEFDDNEAELVNNIYEDDARDVAGGEEVDISEEPLMESVDFQIEANVESSPFDGIEFNLNDVNDF, translated from the exons atggCTACCACTCAAcaa AATGATGGAAGAAATACTACTCCGGTTGATGCTTCTCCTAATGTTGTTGGGACACAAGAAGCGGCGGAAAACGCTGCTAATGTTCGTGGGAAAAAAGATCCTGCTTGGGAGCATTTTGCATTTCAAAAGGAAGGAAGGTCATGTATGTACACTTGCCTCTATTGTGGAACGTCATACAAAGGCGGGGGAATAAATAGAATGAAGCACCATCTTGCCGGCATACCAGGTCAAATATTAGCTTGCAAGAAAGTTCCTCCTGATGTTCGCCATAGAATGGTAGCTTTATTAGAAAGTattgaacaaaagaaaaatgaagccAAGAATAACCGCAATGAAGCATTTGGTGATGGAGCTATTGATGAAGTTAGTCATGAACTCAATGCTTGTCCAACTGTAACACCAGCATCTACTCAAAGcaaaggaaaaaggaaagctACTGGTGAAATTGACAATTACTTTGCTCCAAGAACGACTCCTGGATCCCAACCAACACTTAAAAGTGTTTTGTCTAGTAAAGAAGCTGTACACAAAGCTAAGATGGCAATTGCTAGATGGTTTTTTGATGCTTGCATTCCATTTAATGCATTACAATCACCATATTTTCAGCCAGCATTGGATGCAGCTGTTGCCATTGGCTCTGGTTTTAAAGGTCCATCTTATGATGAATTAAGGGTCAACTTGTTAGGAGATTGCAAGAAAGAGTGTCAGTTACTTGTTGAAAGCCACCGGGCCAATTGGGCTAAGTATGGATGTACAATCATGGCTGATGGATGGAGTGATCAACGACAAAGAACTTTGATAAATTTTATGGTTTATTGTCAAACAG GCATGTCGTTTGTTAAATCTGTGGATGCGTCTGATGTTGTGAAAGATGCTTCAACATTGTGCAACTTGTTTTCTGAAGTTATTGAGTGGGTTGGACCTCAAAACGTGGTTCATGTTGTCACAGATAATGCGGCTAACTATGTAGCTGCCGGTAAATTGCTTCATCAGAAATATGAGAACATTTTTTGGACTCCACGTGCTGCTCATTGCATAAATCTCCTTTTGAAGGATATTAGTAGCTTGCCACATATTGCAGATCTTGCCTCAAAAGCTTCTAAGGTGACTATATTTATTTACAATCATATGATATTTTTATCTTGGCTTAGAAAAAGAAGTGGTTGGAAAGAAATTGTTCGTCCAGGGGTGACTCGGTTTGCTACCACCTTTATCACATTGAAAAGTATTTCTGATCATAAGTCTGATTTGCAAGCTCTAGTTGTTAATCAACACTTTATTGGTAATAAGTTATCAACGGGTACAGCTGGGAAACGTGTTAGTGAAATCATTTTAGATAATAAATTTTGGAGGGATTGTGAGGTGGTGTCAAATATTGCAGCTCCCATTATCCGACTACTTAGAATTGTAGATGGGGATGAAAAACCCTCGATGGGCTATGTTTATGATGGCATGCAAAGGGCAAAGAACGCAATCAAGCGGATGTTCAGGGATAAGAGTGAATTGTATAAGCCGTACACAGATATTATTTCAGCTCGATGGGATAAACACCTGAAGCGTACTCTTCATGCAGCAGCTTACTTTCTAAATCCTGGATTCTTTTATGATCCAAGTTTTGTTGAAAAGGATAGAGTTGTGCAGTCACTTGTTGATTTGTTGGAGGTGAAAAGTCTATGTGCTAGCTTACCCAAAGCCCTTCTAGAGATGAATGTCTATCGTGAGCGGAAAGATTCATTTAGTCGAGCAAGTGCTTTGCAAGCGGCAAGCCAAATTCAACCCG CTCAATGGTGGTCAATATATGGGAGTAGTGCTCCATTGTTACAAAAGATAGCAATTCGTATTCTTAGtcaaacatcatcatcttcagggTGTGAAAGAAATTGGAGTCTCTTTGAACGCATCCATACCAAAAAACGAAATAGACTTGAACATCAAAGGCTAAGTGATCATGTTTATATTACTTATAACTTGCGTTTGAAGAAAAG GAGTGAATTGAAGAAGAGAACTTATGATCCTGTTGATTATGAATGCATCAATAATGTTGACTTTTGGGTAGTTGAGGAAGAAGCACCTCCTGAGTTTGATGATAATGAGGCTGAGCTTGTGAATAACATTTATGAAGATGATGCAAGAGATGTTGCAG GTGGTGAAGAAGTTGACATTTCAGAGGAGCCACTGATGGAGTCAgttgattttcaaattgaggCAAATGTTGAATCATCGCCGTTTGATGGAATAGAGTTCAATCTTAATGATGTTAATGATTTTTGA
- the LOC130736024 gene encoding uncharacterized protein LOC130736024 — protein sequence MASDSDNIIPLAAAFEMNEAKPVHIPDPLYEAEKRAIWKSQVLIPISINGTLGVILGPLKKAKKDRLTSLPDGYEQFHPSIRGEELILSFRPSYRLPFLKDPKRAFRSTPPNPTAGDRAYLKWLDRVEAGKSRHWKVTGIFDLIQLSRSPISYNPAMLLSSLFFWERSTNSFHVPFGMITPTLLDVAAITGLWVVDDDYHSSTAPTKPIAISTDNIAFSRFIKDHYDEDGEVSDAEHVAFLLYWLSAYVFCTKSLRIPAKLLPLANLLHEGRKIAMARLVLGNLYQMINEAVADIRDPKVVSLNAAGPLWLL from the coding sequence ATGGCTTCTGATTCTGACAACATCATTCCATTGGCTGCTGCTTTTGAAATGAACGAAGCCAAACCAGTCCATATTCCAGACCCACTGTATGAGGCGGAGAAGAGGGCTATTTGGAAATCTCAGGTACTCATCCCTATCTCTATTAATGGTACCTTAGGTGTCATTTTAGGTCCCTTGAAGAAAGCGAAAAAGGATAGGCTTACTAGTCTTCCTGATGGTTATGAACAATTTCACCCCAGTATTCGTGGGGAAGAGCTTATTCTTTCTTTTCGACCTTCCTATCGCTTACCctttctgaaagatcccaaaaggGCTTTTAGATCTACCCCGCCCAATCCGACTGCTGGTGACAGAGCCTATTTGAAATGGCTTGATAGGGTGGAAGCCGGTAAGTCTAGGCACTGGAAGGTCACCGGGATTTTCGACCTAATTCAGTTGTCGAGATCGCCAATCTCttataaccctgctatgctcTTGAGCTCACTCTTCTTTTGGGAAAGGTCTACCAACAGCTTCCATGTTCCTTTTGGCATGATCACTCCCACTCTTCTCGATGTCGCTGCCATCACTGGCCTTTGGGTTGTGGATGATGATTATCATTCCTCTACTGCCCCAACGAAACCCATCGCCATTTCGACGGACAACATAGCCTTCAGCAGATTCATTAAGGATCATTATGACGAAGACGGTGAAGTTTctgatgctgagcatgtcgcgtttctcTTATATTGGCTTTCTGCTTATGTATTCTGTACCAAGTCTCTGAGAATTCCTGCCAAGCTTCTTCCTTTGGCTAACTTGTTGCATGAGGGTCGAAAAATTGCTATGGCTAGACTTGTGCTTGGTAACCTTTATCAGATGATTAATGAAGCAGTAGCCGATATCCGAGATCCCAAAGTTGTGTCTCTGAACGCAGCCGGTCCATTGTGGTTGCTTTAG